A window of Pirellula sp. SH-Sr6A contains these coding sequences:
- a CDS encoding transposase produces the protein MITTPQKCHKSKCTQSGPFIIVTTLLEHKGDQGVSYEEISDLFSFRWNAELDIRSIKTFMNLNFVRCLSPEMVRRELWTTLLAYNLIRTTICSAASLSGKRPREISFVCASQYILASWQEVTAHLRGKQLERYARFLLERIANCKVGNRPGRIEPRVVKRRRDQYALMTEPRKQLQKRLYKGDNRFE, from the coding sequence ATGATTACCACACCGCAAAAGTGCCATAAAAGCAAATGCACCCAATCAGGCCCGTTTATCATTGTGACAACATTGCTAGAGCACAAGGGTGACCAGGGTGTTAGCTATGAGGAGATATCCGATCTGTTTAGCTTTCGTTGGAATGCAGAACTTGACATCCGTTCTATCAAGACGTTTATGAATTTAAACTTTGTGAGATGCTTATCGCCCGAGATGGTCAGGCGAGAGTTATGGACGACGCTTCTTGCCTACAACTTGATTCGAACAACGATTTGCTCTGCCGCTTCGCTCTCTGGAAAGCGGCCGCGAGAGATCAGCTTCGTCTGTGCTAGCCAGTACATCCTAGCGAGTTGGCAGGAGGTGACGGCTCATCTTCGCGGCAAGCAACTTGAGCGTTACGCCAGATTTCTCCTCGAGCGGATTGCGAACTGTAAGGTTGGCAACCGTCCGGGGCGGATTGAACCGCGAGTTGTAAAGCGACGCCGCGACCAATACGCGCTGATGACCGAACCCAGAAAACAACTCCAAAAGCGACTCTATAAAGGCGATAACCGATTTGAATGA
- a CDS encoding nucleoside deaminase: MSRSTSDIFLEAAIEEAKRGLTEGGIPIGSVLVIDGQIVGRGHNNRVQKGSAILHAEMDALENAGRLSASDYRRSILYSTLSPCDMCSGTALLYRIPRIIIGENRTFQGPETYLRSRGVVVETLDDPECVKLMSDFIRLNPQLWNEDIGE, from the coding sequence ATGAGTCGTTCCACATCAGATATCTTTCTTGAAGCAGCCATCGAGGAAGCGAAAAGAGGACTTACCGAAGGCGGCATACCGATTGGATCCGTGCTCGTGATCGATGGTCAAATCGTTGGGCGAGGACACAACAATCGCGTTCAAAAAGGGAGTGCTATTCTTCATGCAGAGATGGATGCACTGGAGAACGCAGGACGTCTTTCCGCGAGCGATTATCGTCGATCAATCTTGTACTCAACCCTTTCCCCGTGCGACATGTGCTCGGGAACTGCGCTCCTTTATCGAATTCCTCGTATAATCATTGGTGAAAATCGAACGTTCCAAGGCCCCGAAACGTACCTGCGATCCCGTGGTGTCGTAGTCGAAACTCTTGACGATCCAGAATGCGTCAAACTCATGAGCGACTTTATTCGTTTAAATCCCCAACTGTGGAATGAAGACATCGGCGAGTAA
- a CDS encoding sulfatase — protein sequence MILAILLTQWFGSVASVSPAQAGEKPDILFIAVDDLNDWVGHLGGHPQSKTPNIDRLVARGMSFRNAHCAAPACNPSRAALMSGMRPWETGIYTNGDPAQDVLKDVVTINRHFLANGYRTLGAGKIYHNFAAEGRKDGWTEWKGLFPSPRERDTNLTGMNKGHFDWGPLDAKLEEMGDYKLTDWAVNQLQTAPLEQPLFLAVGYVKPHLPWYVPREYFDRFPLSTIQIPSVLESDLSDVPSAGVKMATQGGDHAAVLKADQWKKGVQAYLATISFLDDQVGRLLDGLENSPRKNKTIVVWWTDHGWHLGEKQHWRKFSLWEESTRTSFAIAAPGVTNASARCDAPVDYTNLYPTLCELAGLEVPGHVKGLSLVNLLKDPNSDWDSIAVCSHGRGNHSARDSRYRYIRYADGSEELYDHANDPNEWTNIANDPSKRGIKAKLEQAFPTSETEALPTGDGKSNGRSRNRAANRDE from the coding sequence ATGATACTCGCGATCCTACTTACGCAGTGGTTCGGTAGTGTCGCGAGCGTCTCGCCAGCGCAGGCAGGCGAAAAGCCAGATATTCTTTTTATTGCCGTCGATGACTTAAATGATTGGGTCGGGCACCTGGGAGGCCATCCACAATCCAAAACGCCAAACATCGATCGCCTTGTCGCGCGAGGGATGTCTTTCCGAAATGCCCATTGTGCAGCGCCAGCTTGCAATCCTTCTCGAGCAGCATTGATGAGTGGAATGAGGCCGTGGGAAACGGGTATCTACACAAACGGAGACCCAGCCCAAGACGTCTTGAAGGATGTTGTCACTATCAATAGGCACTTTTTAGCCAATGGCTATCGTACCTTGGGAGCAGGAAAGATTTACCATAACTTTGCAGCGGAAGGCCGCAAGGATGGATGGACCGAGTGGAAGGGGCTTTTTCCTTCGCCTCGTGAAAGAGATACGAATCTTACTGGGATGAACAAAGGGCATTTCGATTGGGGACCGTTGGACGCGAAGCTGGAGGAAATGGGGGACTACAAACTGACCGATTGGGCCGTGAATCAATTGCAAACCGCGCCTTTGGAACAACCTTTGTTTCTCGCGGTCGGGTATGTAAAACCCCACCTTCCTTGGTATGTTCCTCGCGAATATTTTGATCGCTTTCCTCTGAGCACTATCCAAATCCCCTCAGTCCTAGAAAGCGATCTCAGTGATGTTCCTTCAGCAGGCGTCAAGATGGCGACGCAGGGTGGAGATCATGCGGCCGTGCTCAAGGCAGACCAGTGGAAAAAGGGTGTGCAAGCCTACTTAGCCACAATCTCCTTCCTCGATGATCAAGTTGGTAGACTTTTGGATGGCCTTGAAAACAGTCCTCGAAAGAACAAGACCATCGTCGTGTGGTGGACCGATCACGGTTGGCACCTTGGCGAAAAACAGCACTGGCGCAAGTTTTCGCTTTGGGAAGAATCCACACGCACGTCGTTTGCAATCGCCGCTCCAGGAGTGACGAACGCTTCGGCGCGTTGCGATGCACCAGTCGATTACACGAACCTTTATCCAACCTTATGCGAATTGGCGGGCTTGGAAGTCCCTGGGCATGTGAAGGGGTTGAGCCTGGTAAACTTATTGAAAGACCCAAACAGCGATTGGGATTCGATCGCAGTTTGTTCCCACGGTCGGGGAAATCATTCAGCGCGAGATAGCCGGTACCGTTACATACGATATGCCGATGGTAGCGAAGAACTATACGATCATGCCAATGATCCCAACGAATGGACGAACATCGCAAACGACCCGAGTAAACGTGGGATCAAAGCGAAGCTTGAACAAGCATTTCCAACTTCGGAAACCGAAGCGCTCCCGACAGGAGATGGCAAGTCGAATGGCCGATCAAGAAATCGAGCCGCAAACCGAGACGAATAG
- a CDS encoding LysR family transcriptional regulator: MPFFIDSLQLRSFIAIAETGTFGAAAATVNRTQSALSMQIKKLEEQLGCELFDRSHRRVALTQQGEIFLGYAKRMVQLQWEAYSRIREPDVQGAIRFGTPEDFATHYLPGVLASFRQYHPRVQLNVSCDLTLNLIEGFQRGEFDVILVKRDPQRVRGGTKVWREPLVWALADGYQPEEPLSLVLSPQPCIYRARALAALDRAKRSWHISYTSPSLAGTLAAVKAGLGITVLPAHMIPDGIHSMRKESKLPHLANSELALMKKEELSPVAEIFAEHVVQSLEVLRSA, translated from the coding sequence GTTTCATTGCCATTGCGGAGACTGGGACGTTTGGTGCGGCGGCTGCCACAGTCAATCGAACGCAGTCTGCATTGAGTATGCAAATCAAGAAGCTGGAGGAACAGTTGGGGTGCGAACTGTTCGATCGCAGTCATCGTCGCGTTGCGCTGACACAACAAGGCGAGATATTTCTTGGGTATGCCAAGAGAATGGTACAGCTCCAATGGGAAGCATATAGCCGCATTCGTGAGCCCGATGTTCAAGGAGCGATTCGCTTCGGTACACCAGAAGATTTCGCAACGCATTACTTGCCAGGGGTGCTAGCGAGTTTTCGCCAATACCATCCGCGTGTCCAGCTGAATGTGTCGTGCGACTTGACCCTCAATCTCATCGAGGGGTTTCAACGCGGGGAATTTGACGTGATCTTGGTCAAACGTGATCCACAGCGTGTGCGAGGGGGGACCAAAGTGTGGAGGGAGCCGCTTGTATGGGCATTGGCGGATGGATATCAACCTGAAGAGCCACTGTCGCTCGTTCTATCCCCACAGCCTTGTATTTATCGCGCCCGCGCGTTGGCTGCATTGGATCGAGCGAAACGAAGTTGGCATATCAGCTATACCAGTCCCAGCTTGGCGGGGACTTTAGCAGCCGTCAAGGCGGGGCTTGGAATCACCGTCCTGCCAGCGCACATGATCCCGGACGGAATCCATTCCATGAGGAAGGAATCGAAACTTCCTCATCTTGCCAATTCGGAGTTGGCATTGATGAAGAAAGAAGAGCTTTCACCCGTTGCGGAAATATTTGCTGAGCATGTTGTCCAAAGCCTTGAAGTTTTGCGAAGCGCATAG